The Deinococcus hopiensis KR-140 sequence GTCCCTGCCAGTCCGTATGGTGAAGGGCAGCGCCTTCGTCCCCCTCAGCGCCCTGACGAAACTGCCTGGGGTGCAGGTGGCCGCGCGGCGCGCTCCGGCGGGCCTGACATTTACCCGCGCGGGGCAGAGCGTGACCTTTCCGGTGAACGTTCCGGCCCTCACGCCGCTGAAACGCCAGCCCGAGTTTCCACCCGTGCTGGGGCAGTAGCCGCCGCGGCAAAGAAGCTGGGCCAAAGAAAAAGACCCGCCTGTGAGGGCGGGTTTTGTGTGGTGGAGTCGAGGGGGATCGAACCCCTGACCTCGTCATTGCGAACGACGCGCTCTCCCAGCTGAGCTACGACCCCACGTCTGCAACTTCTTGAAAGACGGGCACCCAAATGGGCGAGGCAGAATCTAGCATGGCTTTGTTGGGCGCGCAAGGGGGCGAGGGCCGTTCCTGCCGGACAGGCCACGGTGTTCCACAGCCCCCGAGGGTAGACTCGGGTGCATGAGCGCTCCCGCCACGCCTGCCCAACCCGTCTCTGCCCCCACAGAAGACCGCTTCGCCTACAAGTTTGCCCAGGAGGGGATCACCTTCGACGACGTGCTGCTGCAGCCTCGGCACTCCACGGTGTTGCCGCACGAGGTGGACGTGTCGGCCCAGCTGACCCGCCGCGTGCGGTTAAACATTCCCTTCGTCTCGGCGGCGATGGACACGGTGACCGAGACGAATATGGCCGTGGCGATGGCGCGTGAGGGCGGCATCGGCGTCATTCACAAGAACATGCCCGTGGACGCCCAGGCCGAGATGGTCCGCAAAGTCAAGCGGTCCGAGAGCGGCATGATCGTGGACCCCATCACCCTGCCTCCCAGCGCCACTGTAGGCGAGGCGGACCGCATGATGGGTGAGTACCGCATCAGCGGCGTGCCCATCACGGACCCCACCGGCAAGCTGCTGGGCATCATCACCAACCGCGACATGCGCTTTGTGGACGACCTCTCCACCTCCGTCAGCGACGTGATGACGCGCGAGAATCTCGTCACTGTGCCCGTGGGCACCACGCTGGAGGAAGCGCAGGCGATCTTCAAGCGCCACCGCATCGAGAAACTGCTCGTGACCGATGCCGAAGGCTTTTTGCGCGGCCTGATCACCATCAAGGACCTGACCAAGCGGGTCAAATACCCCCGCGCGGCCAAAGACAGCCTGGGCCGTCTGCGCGTGGCCGCCGCCATCGGCGTCTCAGCGGACCTGATGGACCGGGCGGGAGCGCTTGTGGCCGCCGGGGCGGACGTGCTGGTGCTCGACAGCGCCCACGGCCACAGCCAGGGCATCCTGAACGCATTGACGCGCGTGAAGGAGAACTTCGACGTGGACGTGATCGCGGGCAACGTGGCGACGGGGACTGGAACGCGGGACCTGATTGCGGCCGGGGCAGACGCCGTAAAGGTGGGCATCGGGCCCGGCAGCATCTGCACCACCCGCGTCG is a genomic window containing:
- the guaB gene encoding IMP dehydrogenase, whose product is MSAPATPAQPVSAPTEDRFAYKFAQEGITFDDVLLQPRHSTVLPHEVDVSAQLTRRVRLNIPFVSAAMDTVTETNMAVAMAREGGIGVIHKNMPVDAQAEMVRKVKRSESGMIVDPITLPPSATVGEADRMMGEYRISGVPITDPTGKLLGIITNRDMRFVDDLSTSVSDVMTRENLVTVPVGTTLEEAQAIFKRHRIEKLLVTDAEGFLRGLITIKDLTKRVKYPRAAKDSLGRLRVAAAIGVSADLMDRAGALVAAGADVLVLDSAHGHSQGILNALTRVKENFDVDVIAGNVATGTGTRDLIAAGADAVKVGIGPGSICTTRVVTGVGVPQITAIFQASEAAMEAGIPIIADGGIKQTGDVPKAIAAGASAVMMGSMLAGTDEAPGETILRDGRRYKSYRGMGSLGAMDQGSSDRYFQSGSRKFVPEGIEGIIAYRGTAGEVIYQFVGGLRSSMGYCGAPDLQTLRDAAQFVRITGASLIESHPHGVTITKEAPNYGGK